The following are from one region of the Pelagibaculum spongiae genome:
- a CDS encoding ABC transporter permease subunit translates to MHAIITVAQKELLDAVRNRWIISVAVVLALLAVGIAWFGAAASGQVGFVSLSSTLASLSSLAVVIIPLIALLMAYDALVGEAERGTLLLLLSYPLSRYQLLLGKLLGQGSALFLATFSGFSVAAIIMGVLGDQTDWPALIKGFLLLISSASLLGWIFIAFALLFSSLVVEKSRAAAAALLGWLFFVIIFDLGLLGILVMSQGQLDSEVFPWLMLLNPTDLFRLVNLQYLGDMKMLGGVLATASSASFSIVFLFSVMLGWLVSLTGLSLWIFGRKHI, encoded by the coding sequence ATGCATGCCATTATTACTGTTGCTCAAAAAGAATTACTCGATGCGGTGCGAAATCGCTGGATTATCTCAGTAGCTGTCGTGTTGGCACTACTGGCAGTGGGTATTGCCTGGTTTGGCGCTGCCGCATCTGGCCAAGTTGGTTTTGTTTCTTTATCTAGCACCTTGGCTTCGCTGTCTTCGTTAGCCGTAGTCATCATTCCATTGATTGCATTATTAATGGCTTACGATGCTTTGGTGGGAGAGGCTGAACGCGGCACCTTGCTGTTATTGCTAAGTTATCCGCTCAGTCGTTATCAATTATTGCTAGGTAAGTTGTTGGGACAGGGCAGCGCGCTATTTTTAGCCACATTTTCAGGCTTTTCTGTCGCAGCAATTATTATGGGCGTTCTGGGAGATCAAACCGATTGGCCAGCCTTAATCAAAGGTTTTTTATTATTAATTAGTTCAGCCAGTTTATTGGGTTGGATCTTTATTGCTTTTGCTTTGTTATTTAGCTCGCTAGTGGTTGAGAAATCGCGGGCTGCCGCCGCCGCACTGCTAGGTTGGCTTTTCTTTGTGATTATTTTTGACCTAGGATTGCTTGGCATTCTGGTAATGAGCCAAGGCCAGCTAGATAGTGAAGTCTTTCCATGGTTAATGTTGTTAAATCCAACTGATTTATTTCGTTTGGTTAATCTTCAATATCTTGGAGATATGAAAATGCTCGGTGGCGTTTTGGCAACTGCTTCATCAGCAAGCTTTTCCATTGTTTTTTTATTTTCCGTGATGCTGGGTTGGCTCGTGTCACTGACCGGGTTGTCGTTGTGGATTTTCGGCAGAAAGCACATTTAA
- a CDS encoding nitrous oxide reductase accessory protein NosL yields the protein MNKKRIISALFAVAFILGCSAEKAETQIAKAVAIESADECHLCGMIIGRFPGPKGETYKDGSSQVKKFCSTRDMLTWALDPENKAGLREVWVHDMGQTSWESPSDEQFIDGRNAWYVAGTSRMGAMGPALASFSDKSLAEVFAKNYGGDLHQFDQLSLELLSKTSMQHMKSEAGGHDMSKMKHDMKMSAADSETIDHGEMKMDAKK from the coding sequence ATGAATAAAAAACGAATTATTTCAGCGCTATTTGCAGTTGCTTTTATCCTCGGTTGCTCTGCTGAAAAAGCAGAAACACAAATAGCTAAAGCAGTAGCCATTGAATCAGCTGATGAGTGCCATTTATGTGGAATGATTATTGGCCGCTTTCCTGGTCCTAAGGGCGAAACCTATAAAGATGGCTCTAGCCAAGTAAAAAAATTCTGCTCCACTCGAGATATGCTGACTTGGGCATTAGATCCTGAAAATAAAGCCGGGTTGCGAGAAGTTTGGGTGCACGATATGGGGCAAACCAGTTGGGAAAGCCCTTCAGACGAACAATTCATCGATGGCAGAAACGCTTGGTATGTTGCAGGTACTTCCCGCATGGGCGCTATGGGGCCAGCGCTGGCAAGTTTTTCGGATAAGTCGCTAGCTGAAGTGTTTGCCAAAAATTATGGCGGAGACTTGCATCAATTCGACCAGCTAAGCTTGGAATTGCTCAGCAAAACTTCGATGCAACATATGAAGAGCGAAGCTGGCGGGCATGACATGTCAAAAATGAAGCATGACATGAAAATGTCGGCAGCAGATAGCGAAACCATAGATCATGGTGAAATGAAAATGGACGCAAAGAAATAA